In the Danio rerio strain Tuebingen ecotype United States chromosome 8, GRCz12tu, whole genome shotgun sequence genome, one interval contains:
- the plin3 gene encoding mannose-6-phosphate receptor binding protein 1, translating to MADNVKTAEKDKEDSQEQQSVISRVGNLPLVSSACGAVYNAYSSTKDSVPLLKGVMEVAESGVRTLGAAASTGSKPILDRLEPQIAAVNEYAIKGLEKVEGNLPILQQPADKLVSDTVGMVYQSVTGAKDAVVGAVMEGVEKTRMAVTGGINTVMGSRVGQMVSNGVDKALTHSEDWVEQNLPISEKELATLAEPRPGEEEGFIVSTRSSYFVRLGKLSAKVRERALEQSLLRARKARDTTHASVTQMTSTMDLLESARVTLTSANQQLAGAPEQLLQRWKEWKEGQPKELQEKVTAETEADGAKDKEQEMESKALLMVRGLSDQLKTACSGVVSSVQGLPGTVQEQLLNARRTAGELQASLSGTKTLTPVLLLQTRQQIGQVRQSLDGVVEYLLNNTPLNWLVGPFAPQITEKGE from the exons ATGGCAGACAATGTGAAAACAGCAGAGAAGGACAAAGAGGACTCACAGGAACAACAG AGTGTGATCTCCCGAGTGGGAAACCTGCCTCTGGTGAGTTCTGCGTGTGGCGCGGTGTATAATGCATACAGCAGCACTAAAGACAGCGTTCCCCTCCTAAAAGGAGTAATGGAGGTGGCAGAGAGCGGTGTCCGCACACTGGGTGCTGCTGCTTCAACAGGCTCCAAACCCATACTAGACCGACTGGAACCTCAGA TTGCAGCTGTAAATGAATATGCTATAAAAGGGCTGGAGAAAGTGGAAGGAAACCTACCAATTTTACAACAGCCAGCAGACAAG CTGGTATCCGACACAGTGGGCATGGTGTACCAGTCGGTAACAGGAGCGAAGGATGCTGTGGTGGGGGCTGTGATGGAGGGTGTGGAGAAGACACGTATGGCTGTGACTGGGGGCATAAACACCGTCATGGGGTCCCGTGTGGGCCAGATGGTCAGTAATGGTGTAGATAAGGCTCTCACTCACTCTGAAGATTGGGTCGAGCAGAACCTTCCAATCAGTGAAAAGGAGCTTG CTACGCTTGCTGAGCCAAGGCCAGGGGAGGAGGAAGGATTCATAGTGTCCACTCGTTCCAGCTACTTTGTCCGTCTGGGTAAACTGTCTGCCAAAGTTCGAGAGAGGGCGCTTGAGCAGTCCCTCCTTAGGGCCCGCAAGGCCAGAGACACTACACATGCGTCTGTGACTCAAATGACCAGCACTATGGACCTGCTGGAAAGTGCCCGGGTTACCTTGACCAGTGCCAATCAGCAGCTAGCAGGGGCTCCAGAGCAGCTGCTTCAGCGATGGAAAGAGTGGAAAGAAGGACAGCCCAAAGAACTGCAGGAAAAAGTAACAGCAGAGACAGAAGCGGACGGAGCAAAAGACAAAGAACAG GAGATGGAGTCGAAAGCCCTGTTGATGGTGCGTGGTTTGAGTGATCAGCTGAAGACGGCGTGTTCAGGGGTCGTGTCCAGTGTTCAGGGTCTTCCAGGCACTGTGCAGGAACAGCTTCTCAATGCTCGACGTACAGCTGGAGAACTACAGGCATCGCTGAGCGGCACCAAGACCCTCACACCCGTCCTCTTACTGCAGACACGCCAGCAGATTGGCCAG GTACGGCAGTCTCTTGATGGAGTCGTGGAGTATCTACTCAATAACACTCCTCTGAATTGGCTGGTTGGGCCTTTTGCGCCTCAGATAACAGAGAAAGGTGAATGA